The Pseudomonas sp. TH06 genome contains the following window.
GTCATCGACGACGGCATTAATACGTGTGCCAGTGAAGTGATATCGCTGGCGTGTGGCGGACAATACCGGGATTTTTTATTCCCGGACAATAACGTTTATTCAGCTTCATATTCCATTTTGTTCATGTTGAACGAAATGGTTACAACGCCCCACTCAAGCTCAACAGTAAATCTTTCAATGCCTTACGTTCGTCGACGCTGCCACCGATGTTGATTTGTGCAACCAGCCGTTCGATCTGGGCCTGCGTCCCAGACACCTCGGGCAGGTTCAGGTGCTCCGGGAGGATTTCGTCTCCGGTGCTCACCAGCAACGCAAAGTGAATGACGTTTTCCAGCTCGCGGGTGTTGCCCGGCCAACTGTGTCGCTCCAGCGCGTGTTGCGCCGCTTCGCTGATGAGCGGCACCGGCAGGTCCAGACGCTGGCTATAAATGCCGAGGAAATACTCGGCCAACGACAGAATGTCGCCGATGCGCTCACGCAGGGCCGGCAGTTCCAGTTGACCTTCGCTGAGGTAGTGATAGAGCCGCTCGTGGAATTTCCCGGCGTCCACCGCTTGCGCCAGATCGATGCTGGTCGCCGCCACCAGACGTACATCCACCGGGCTCGGCTGATGCGCACCGACACGGGTGACTTCGTGATTTTCCAGGGCGGCAAGCAATTTGATCTGGATCGGCAGCGGCAAGTCGCCGATTTCATCGAGGTACAAAGTCCCGCCATTGGCCGAGCCGAACCAGCCGGCGCGACTGCTGGCCGAGCCGCTGTAGCTGCCAGCGGCGTAACCAAACAGTTCGGCGTCGGCATAGGTCGGGCTGATCGCACCGCAGTTGACCGAGACGAACAGGCCACTGCGGTCACTGGCGCGATGGATGTGCCGGGCGAGCAGTTCTTTACCGGTCCCCGTCTCGCCACGGATCAATACCGAAAGCGAACGCGGAGCCAGTTGCTCAAGCTCTTCGCGCAACTGGCGCGAACGCGGATCGACAAACACCAGCGCTTTGGCGCGAATGCTCAGGGGGCTTTTTTCCGCGTCGGGAAAAGTCAGCAACGGCTGACCGAAGGTTTCAAAACTCATGGCAGGCTCCCGCCCAGAACCGCCGGCAGACGGGGGCGTTTAAAAAAATAAAAAATCAGGCGCGACGCCGTGCGTGGTCTTCCATACGGTTTTGCAGGCGATAGAGATAAGCAAAACCCTGTTCCCAACGCTGATGCCCGGACTTCACATTGATGTGCCCGGCGCCGGCCAGAATCCCCGCCTCGGCGCCCCAGTTGCGCGCCAGTTCCATAGCACGCGGCGCACTGACGGCGGCGTCGTTGTCGGAGCTGACCACCTGACTCGGGAACGGCAGCAGATCGGTCGGGATCGGCGCGAAATTGCGCAGCGCCGGCGCGCACGTCGGGCGCTCGACATCCGCTGGCGCGACCAGCAAGGCCCCGCGTACCTGACGCAGGTATTGCAGCGGCGCCGTGGCTGCCCAATGGGCAACGGTGACGCAGCCCAGGCTGTGCGCGATGAGGATGACCGGTGTGCTGTCGGCGGCAATCGCCTCGGCCAGCGCGGCGACCCAGTCTTCACGGCGAGGGGTCAGCCAGTCGGCCTGTTCCACTCGCGCGCTGTTCGGCAGACTGTTCTGCCAGTGGCTTTGCCAATGATCTTCTGGCGATCCTTGCCAGCCCGGCACAATCAGGTAGCGAATTGATTCGTTGCGCATGGGGGAGCTCTCCTGCGTGTCTGTTCCTGATCGAGTATAGGGAGAGGATTTATATTCGTTAAGGAATAAGAAGCTATTTATTAAGACCCAAATTGCATATTACTTCTTTGTGCGGGAGCTACCGAAGGCTGCGATCTTTTGATCCTGATCTTTAAAGCAGAATCAAAAGATCGCAGCCTGCGGCAGCTCCTACACAGGAGAATTTCCGAAATAAAAAAAGGGCCGCACCCTGCCAAGGAGACGGCCCCGGAAAAACGTAAATGCTGTTAACGCGCAGTAATCACCGACAACTTGGTAATCCCCGCCCGTTCAATCGAGGCCATAGCGCGCGCCACTTCCCCGTAGTTCACCCCGTCATCGGCCTGCAATTGCACGCGCACTTCCGGGTCCTTGGCCTTGGCCGACTTGAGGTTGAATTCGAGCAAGTCGGGCTGAATCTCATCCTTGTTGATAAACAGTTTGCCGGCGCCATCAATGCTCACCACCAGCGGGTCTTTCTGCTCGACCGGCGCCACCGCTTCGGTCTTCGGCAAGTTGATCGGGATCGCGTTGGTCAGCAGTGGCGCGGTGACGATAAACACCACCAGCAGCACCAGCATCACGTCCACCAGCGGCGTCACGTTGATCTCGCTGAGCACCTCGTCACTGTCTTGCGTGGAGAAGGCCATATCAGGACGCCTCCTTCACTTTTGCCGCGTTGCCCGGCGCTGCAACCTTGTGCGCGGTCGGGTGGATCAGCACCCGGAATGCACTCTTCTGCGCGAGGCTGTAGAAGTCGTGGGCGAAGTCGTCCAAGTCCGCAGCGGTCAATTTCAAACGTCGCAGAAAGTAGTTGTAAACCAGCACCGCCGGTACCGCGACGGCGATACCCACACCGGTCGCGACCAGTGCCGCACCGATCGGGCCGGCCACCGTTTCCAGGCTCGCCGAACCTGCCGCGCTGATACCTTTCAACGCTTCCATGATTCCCCACACCGTGCCGAACAGACCAATGAACGGCGACGTACTGCCAATACTCGCAACCACCGCCAGACCGGTCTCCAGCGAACGCCGTTCGCGGACGATCTGCTGACGCAGGGCGCGTTCCAGTCGGTCCTGATGGTTGATCGCCTGGCTCAAATCATTGGCCTGTGGCGCCTCACCCACCTGAATCGCCGCATAACCGGCCTGAGCCACCCGTGCCGCAGCGCCGGGTTGGGTTTCGCTCAACTCGGCGGCGGAATCCAGACTCGACGCCGCCCAAAAGCGTTTATGAAAACGCCGATCCTGTACCTTCAGACGCCCGAACTGCACAGCCTTGAGCAGTGCCAGGCCCCAAGTGGCGACGGAAAAAACCACCAGCAGCCAGATCACCGCGCTTTCGATGGATTCCAGTGGAGATGCCAGTAACGTCATGATGTGTTCCCTCGTGTAAACGTTTAGCGCGAATTTGGTTTCGGTTTAATGAATCTTGAAATCGATG
Protein-coding sequences here:
- a CDS encoding sigma 54-interacting transcriptional regulator; protein product: MSFETFGQPLLTFPDAEKSPLSIRAKALVFVDPRSRQLREELEQLAPRSLSVLIRGETGTGKELLARHIHRASDRSGLFVSVNCGAISPTYADAELFGYAAGSYSGSASSRAGWFGSANGGTLYLDEIGDLPLPIQIKLLAALENHEVTRVGAHQPSPVDVRLVAATSIDLAQAVDAGKFHERLYHYLSEGQLELPALRERIGDILSLAEYFLGIYSQRLDLPVPLISEAAQHALERHSWPGNTRELENVIHFALLVSTGDEILPEHLNLPEVSGTQAQIERLVAQINIGGSVDERKALKDLLLSLSGAL
- a CDS encoding alpha/beta hydrolase, which gives rise to MRNESIRYLIVPGWQGSPEDHWQSHWQNSLPNSARVEQADWLTPRREDWVAALAEAIAADSTPVILIAHSLGCVTVAHWAATAPLQYLRQVRGALLVAPADVERPTCAPALRNFAPIPTDLLPFPSQVVSSDNDAAVSAPRAMELARNWGAEAGILAGAGHINVKSGHQRWEQGFAYLYRLQNRMEDHARRRA
- a CDS encoding biopolymer transporter ExbD, whose translation is MAFSTQDSDEVLSEINVTPLVDVMLVLLVVFIVTAPLLTNAIPINLPKTEAVAPVEQKDPLVVSIDGAGKLFINKDEIQPDLLEFNLKSAKAKDPEVRVQLQADDGVNYGEVARAMASIERAGITKLSVITAR
- a CDS encoding MotA/TolQ/ExbB proton channel family protein — its product is MTLLASPLESIESAVIWLLVVFSVATWGLALLKAVQFGRLKVQDRRFHKRFWAASSLDSAAELSETQPGAAARVAQAGYAAIQVGEAPQANDLSQAINHQDRLERALRQQIVRERRSLETGLAVVASIGSTSPFIGLFGTVWGIMEALKGISAAGSASLETVAGPIGAALVATGVGIAVAVPAVLVYNYFLRRLKLTAADLDDFAHDFYSLAQKSAFRVLIHPTAHKVAAPGNAAKVKEAS